One window of Priestia filamentosa genomic DNA carries:
- the tenA gene encoding thiaminase II, whose translation MSFSQELRRLAAPVYEAIFNHPFVKGIGEGNVPKDALIHYVCQDFEYLTSFCRVYGVAISRCENREQMELFNEQINFVLHSEVHPHHNFCDVAGVKYEDLQAKPLAPGAHHYINHMTTVAQTGSLGEIIAVLLPCPWTYLEIGQKLIEQHDPTEDHPFYEWIMFYGKKEMDSVTHKLCALLDQWAEGASEREKEKMKDHFIKSCELEYLFWDMAYQKQQWPSEMSPVEA comes from the coding sequence ATGTCTTTTAGTCAAGAACTTCGTCGCCTTGCAGCACCTGTTTATGAAGCAATTTTCAATCACCCTTTTGTGAAAGGAATTGGAGAAGGAAACGTTCCAAAAGACGCTCTTATTCACTACGTTTGTCAAGATTTCGAATATTTAACTTCTTTCTGTCGCGTATATGGCGTTGCTATTTCACGCTGTGAAAATCGTGAACAGATGGAACTTTTTAATGAACAAATCAATTTTGTGCTTCATAGTGAAGTTCATCCTCATCACAATTTTTGCGATGTTGCAGGAGTTAAATATGAAGATCTTCAAGCAAAACCACTAGCACCTGGTGCCCATCATTATATTAACCATATGACAACCGTTGCTCAAACAGGCTCGCTTGGAGAAATCATCGCTGTTCTTCTTCCATGCCCATGGACATACTTAGAAATTGGTCAAAAACTAATTGAGCAACACGATCCGACAGAAGATCATCCTTTCTATGAATGGATTATGTTTTATGGCAAAAAAGAAATGGACTCTGTAACACACAAGCTTTGCGCTCTCTTAGATCAGTGGGCAGAAGGCGCTTCAGAGCGTGAAAAAGAAAAAATGAAAGATCATTTCATCAAAAGCTGTGAGCTTGAGTATTTATTCTGGGATATGGCTTATCAAAAACAGCAGTGGCCAAGTGAAATGAGCCCTGTAGAAGCATAA
- the thiE gene encoding thiamine phosphate synthase: MKQNNLSYKMYLVTDLFEGTEEELLAKVEKALEGGVTLVQLREKEADGKKFYERALRLKQLLDRFHVPLIINDRVDIALAVGAFGVHVGQDDLPLKVVRSLVGDMIVGVSVRTVQEAKKAVEDGADYIGVGAVFPTSTKLDAKGITKEELTEITGSVRIPAVAIGGITAGNIEKLNGTGIRGAAVVSAILKSQDPKKAAEELNEKLNIQ, from the coding sequence ATGAAGCAAAACAACCTATCTTATAAAATGTATCTTGTTACAGATTTGTTTGAGGGAACAGAAGAAGAGCTTTTAGCAAAAGTGGAAAAAGCGCTCGAAGGAGGGGTAACGCTCGTACAGCTTCGTGAAAAGGAAGCGGACGGAAAAAAGTTTTATGAGCGTGCCCTCCGGCTTAAACAGCTTCTTGATCGTTTTCACGTTCCGCTCATTATTAATGACAGGGTAGATATAGCGCTTGCTGTTGGGGCTTTTGGCGTACACGTTGGCCAAGACGATTTGCCACTAAAAGTTGTACGTTCTCTTGTAGGAGATATGATTGTTGGCGTATCTGTTCGAACAGTTCAAGAAGCAAAAAAAGCAGTAGAGGACGGAGCAGATTATATTGGAGTTGGCGCAGTTTTTCCGACAAGCACAAAACTTGATGCAAAAGGAATCACAAAAGAAGAGCTAACTGAAATTACGGGAAGCGTGCGTATTCCAGCTGTTGCAATTGGTGGAATTACAGCTGGAAACATTGAAAAATTAAATGGAACAGGTATTAGAGGAGCTGCTGTTGTGTCAGCTATTTTAAAAAGTCAAGACCCGAAGAAAGCAGCGGAAGAATTAAACGAGAAATTAAATATTCAATAA
- the thiM gene encoding hydroxyethylthiazole kinase, translating to MMKQKISELLKETREKNPLVHHITNAVTINDCANATLAAGGSPVMADAIEEVEEMTSISSALVINFGTIKKDSLVAMEKAMRKANEKDIPVVFDPVGVGATTYRTKSVQWLLEQVKVTVIRGNVSEVASLIGVEAKTSGVDAGEVGEDKTTIAKKTAKKYNTVVVISGEIDVITDGERVVYVENGHQMLTRVSGTGCMTASIIGCFVGASRSVLEGALAGISYMGLAGERAVKRLKEGEGVGTFKINLFDELSTLTNTVWEKEVKMYEAKQPIL from the coding sequence ATGATGAAACAAAAAATTAGTGAGTTGTTAAAGGAAACAAGAGAAAAAAATCCTCTTGTTCATCATATTACAAATGCTGTGACAATTAATGATTGTGCGAATGCAACACTCGCTGCTGGCGGTTCGCCCGTTATGGCAGATGCTATTGAAGAAGTAGAAGAAATGACGTCTATTTCTTCTGCACTTGTTATTAATTTTGGGACAATCAAAAAAGATTCTCTTGTTGCGATGGAAAAAGCAATGAGAAAAGCAAATGAAAAAGACATTCCAGTTGTCTTTGATCCTGTTGGAGTTGGGGCTACAACATATCGTACGAAATCTGTTCAGTGGCTGTTAGAGCAAGTAAAGGTAACCGTTATTAGAGGAAATGTTTCTGAAGTGGCCTCTCTTATTGGAGTAGAAGCTAAAACCTCAGGTGTTGATGCTGGGGAAGTTGGCGAAGATAAAACTACAATTGCTAAAAAAACGGCCAAAAAGTATAACACTGTTGTTGTCATAAGCGGAGAAATTGACGTTATTACAGACGGAGAACGTGTCGTCTACGTAGAGAATGGTCACCAGATGTTAACGCGTGTAAGTGGGACAGGATGTATGACAGCATCTATTATCGGCTGTTTTGTTGGAGCGAGTAGGAGTGTGTTAGAAGGAGCGCTTGCTGGTATTTCGTATATGGGACTTGCTGGAGAAAGAGCCGTAAAGCGTCTTAAAGAAGGAGAAGGGGTTGGCACTTTTAAAATTAATCTTTTTGACGAACTATCAACACTTACGAATACAGTATGGGAAAAAGAGGTAAAAATGTATGAAGCAAAACAACCTATCTTATAA
- the thiD gene encoding bifunctional hydroxymethylpyrimidine kinase/phosphomethylpyrimidine kinase, protein MKTSLTIAGSDSSGGAGIQADLKTFSALGTYGMSVITAVTAQNTRGVLSVQDISPNIIEDQLDAIFTDIKVDSVKIGMLSTVETIKVVAKKLKEYNAPYIVLDPVMISKSGYDLLHPEAVEALKEELLPLASVVTPNVPEACKLTGAEIKTIEEMEDAARLLIKEGPSAILMKGGHLEEEPTDVLFNGEMFTHFYGKRIQTKNTHGTGCTLSAAISAGLARGLALEDAVKQAKEYITGAIKNSLNIGSGHGPTHHFYDLYEKAGVYKEERV, encoded by the coding sequence ATGAAAACATCTTTAACAATCGCAGGCTCGGACAGTTCAGGAGGAGCAGGCATTCAAGCAGATTTAAAAACTTTCTCAGCACTTGGGACGTACGGGATGAGCGTTATTACTGCTGTTACCGCTCAAAATACGAGAGGTGTTCTTTCTGTGCAAGATATTTCGCCAAACATTATTGAAGATCAGCTTGATGCTATTTTTACAGATATTAAAGTTGATAGTGTGAAAATTGGAATGCTCTCAACAGTTGAAACAATTAAAGTAGTTGCTAAAAAACTGAAGGAATACAATGCTCCGTATATTGTATTGGATCCTGTGATGATTTCAAAAAGCGGCTATGACTTGCTTCACCCAGAAGCTGTTGAGGCATTAAAAGAAGAACTATTGCCTCTTGCGTCAGTTGTAACACCGAACGTTCCTGAAGCATGCAAACTTACAGGAGCAGAGATTAAGACAATCGAGGAGATGGAAGATGCGGCACGTCTTTTAATAAAGGAAGGTCCATCAGCCATTTTAATGAAGGGCGGACATTTAGAAGAAGAACCAACAGATGTTCTTTTTAATGGAGAAATGTTCACACATTTTTATGGAAAGAGAATTCAAACAAAAAACACGCATGGCACAGGTTGCACGCTTTCAGCTGCCATCTCAGCGGGATTAGCACGAGGATTAGCCCTTGAAGATGCAGTAAAACAAGCAAAAGAATATATTACAGGCGCTATTAAGAATAGCTTAAACATCGGAAGCGGACATGGCCCAACTCATCATTTTTATGATCTTTACGAAAAAGCGGGCGTCTATAAAGAGGAGAGAGTCTAA
- the thiW gene encoding energy coupling factor transporter S component ThiW, translating into MRKTTKLSATALLMAIGTLTSHLFYIPLGFAKIFPLQHVINVLSAVLLGPFYAVLCAFGTSLLRNLFGTGSILAFPGSMIGAFLAAFLYQKTKNMALTALGEVVGTGIIGAIIAYPFALLFLGKNVALFAFVPSFIMSSFGGALLGYIFLRVLIKRNGIENLRRLNS; encoded by the coding sequence TTGCGTAAAACAACGAAGCTATCAGCAACAGCCCTTTTAATGGCAATTGGAACGTTAACAAGTCATCTTTTTTACATTCCGCTTGGGTTTGCAAAGATATTTCCGTTACAGCACGTGATTAACGTGCTTTCTGCTGTATTGTTAGGCCCTTTTTACGCTGTTTTATGTGCGTTTGGAACATCGCTTTTACGTAACTTGTTTGGGACAGGTTCAATTCTTGCTTTCCCAGGAAGTATGATTGGGGCCTTTTTAGCAGCGTTTTTGTATCAGAAAACGAAGAACATGGCGCTCACTGCGTTAGGAGAAGTCGTTGGAACAGGGATTATCGGGGCCATAATAGCGTATCCTTTTGCCCTCCTTTTCTTAGGGAAAAATGTCGCTCTCTTTGCTTTTGTTCCATCATTTATTATGAGCTCGTTTGGTGGGGCATTACTTGGCTATATCTTTTTGCGTGTACTTATAAAACGAAATGGAATTGAAAATTTAAGGAGGCTAAATTCATGA
- a CDS encoding EamA family transporter has protein sequence MKIWSYALLVFLGGCSYGVVSTFVKIGYSQGFKLSEITGSQYLLGSIMLWIISIFVPKVRLKGKQWLTLILSGIPMGLTGIFYNQTLNYVNASFAIILLLQFTWISIILQYLFDKKVPTRTNLIATGIILFGSLLASGFLKSEIAFSLTGISFGLLAALSFALFIFLSGRTSIPIHPIYKSAIMTTGAALTIFVLLPPVFLVNDSLTNGLWIYGLLTGFFGSVIPPILFNIGMPKVGGSLGTILSASELPTAVTMSTIVLHETVTLFQWIGVVIILAGIAYPNIKIRQTYSLDKGH, from the coding sequence ATGAAGATTTGGAGCTATGCATTACTTGTCTTTTTAGGTGGCTGTTCTTATGGAGTCGTATCAACGTTTGTTAAAATAGGCTACAGTCAAGGATTTAAACTAAGTGAAATAACAGGATCTCAATATTTACTTGGATCTATCATGTTGTGGATCATTTCAATTTTTGTGCCAAAAGTACGTTTAAAAGGTAAACAGTGGCTAACTTTGATTCTAAGTGGTATACCAATGGGCTTAACTGGGATTTTTTACAACCAAACTCTTAATTATGTAAATGCCTCGTTTGCCATTATACTTCTCCTGCAATTCACATGGATAAGTATAATTTTACAATATCTTTTTGATAAGAAAGTACCCACTCGCACAAACTTAATTGCAACAGGAATTATCCTTTTCGGTTCTCTCCTTGCTTCTGGCTTCTTGAAGAGTGAGATTGCTTTTTCACTTACCGGCATCAGCTTTGGGTTGCTTGCTGCTTTATCATTTGCTCTTTTTATTTTTCTAAGTGGACGTACAAGTATACCTATTCATCCAATTTATAAAAGTGCAATTATGACAACTGGAGCGGCATTGACTATATTTGTTTTGTTGCCGCCTGTATTTCTTGTAAACGATTCGCTTACAAATGGACTGTGGATATACGGTCTTCTCACCGGATTCTTTGGTTCAGTCATTCCCCCTATTTTATTTAATATTGGTATGCCTAAAGTAGGCGGAAGCTTAGGAACCATTCTAAGTGCCTCAGAGCTACCAACGGCTGTAACGATGTCTACCATTGTTCTGCATGAAACGGTGACCTTATTCCAATGGATTGGTGTAGTTATCATTCTGGCAGGAATTGCTTACCCAAATATCAAAATCCGTCAAACTTACTCCCTTGACAAAGGACATTGA
- a CDS encoding YueH family protein: MKIRMANIDYEGRKVGQVYLHENKKEETTLIAIPDLEWSTVVSYGEEIEEMKMRVFTSLKERTNEEVGREMTAKINYWVREM; the protein is encoded by the coding sequence ATGAAAATTAGAATGGCAAACATTGACTATGAAGGAAGAAAAGTTGGACAAGTATACCTTCATGAAAACAAAAAAGAAGAAACAACTCTTATTGCAATTCCTGATTTGGAATGGTCAACAGTTGTTTCCTATGGAGAAGAGATTGAAGAAATGAAAATGCGTGTGTTCACCTCGTTGAAAGAGCGTACAAATGAAGAAGTTGGTCGTGAAATGACGGCTAAAATAAATTATTGGGTTCGTGAAATGTAG